Proteins co-encoded in one Nicotiana sylvestris chromosome 7, ASM39365v2, whole genome shotgun sequence genomic window:
- the LOC104230500 gene encoding leucine-rich repeat extensin-like protein 4: protein MASFSFPITTTAFVLFLLSLTSNMFNNLAAKHGHKTSLHHHQNSHSSSIKSITNTRLQKAYIALQAWKRVIYSDPNNMTTNWIGPSVCNYTGIYCTPFPNDTKIQVVAGIDLNHADIAGFLPEELGLLNDLALLHLNSNRFCGILPLYLSNLTLLHELDLSNNRFVGPFPNLVLSLPSLKYLDLRFNEFEGPLPSQLFSKDLDAIFVNNNRLTSMIPSNLGSSTASVVVFANNYFGGCLPPSIANFANTLEELLLINTSLSGCLPPEVGFLYKLKVLDVSNNKLVGPIPYSIAGLAHLELLNLAHNMMNGIVPEGICVLPKLSNFTFSYNYFCEEQGICSNLTSKGIVYDDRRNCLPEKPLQRSKKECDPVAEHPIDSFALHCGT, encoded by the coding sequence ATGGCTTCATTTTCCTTTCCCATTACCACTACTGCCTTTGTTCTCTTTCTTCTAAGTCTCACCTCCAATATGTTCAACAACTTAGCAGCCAAACATGGTCATAAAACTTCCCTTCACCACCACCAAAACAGCCATTCCTCCTCCATTAAGTCCATAACAAACACCAGGCTGCAAAAAGCCTACATTGCTCTCCAAGCTTGGAAACGCGTTATCTACTCTGATCCAAACAACATGACCACCAATTGGATTGGCCCTTCAGTCTGCAACTACACTGGCATTTATTGCACGCCATTCCCAAATGACACTAAAATCCAAGTTGTTGCTGGTATTGATCTGAACCATGCTGATATAGCTGGTTTCCTACCTGAAGAACTCGGCCTTCTCAATGACTTAGCATTGCTGCACCTAAACAGCAATCGCTTCTGTGGAATCCTTCCACTCTATTTATCCAATCTTACTCTCTTACATGAGCTTGATCTCAGCAACAACAGATTCGTAGGACCTTTCCCAAATCTCGTGCTCTCTCTTCCTTCCTTAAAATATCTTGATCTTCGCTTCAATGAATTTGAAGGGCCCTTGCCTTCTCAACTCTTTAGTAAGGATCTCGATGCTATTTTTGTTAACAATAATCGTTTAACTTCCATGATCCCTTCAAATCTAGGATCAAGCACAGCTTCTGTTGTTGTTTTTGCCAATAATTATTTTGGAGGATGCTTACCACCTAGCATAGCCAACTTTGCAAACACTTTGGAAGAATTGCTCCTTATTAATACTAGCTTATCAGGGTGTTTGCCTCCTGAAGTTGGATTCTTGTACAAGTTAAAAGTTCTAGATGTGAGCAACAATAAGTTAGTAGGGCCAATACCTTATAGTATTGCTGGATTAGCTCATTTAGAGCTACTAAATTTAGCACATAATATGATGAATGGAATTGTGCCAGAAGGAATCTGTGTCTTGCCTAAGCTGTCAAATTTCACAttctcttataattatttttgtgaGGAGCAAGGAATTTGCAGCAACTTGACATCAAAGGGTATAGTGTACGATGATCGTCGGAACTGTTTGCCAGAAAAGCCTCTTCAGAGAAGCAAGAAGGAATGTGACCCTGTGGCTGAGCATCCCATAGACTCTTTTGCACTTCATTGTGGCACTTGA
- the LOC104230491 gene encoding ADP,ATP carrier protein 1, mitochondrial-like, with amino-acid sequence MGDGSPRPSVIQKIHGHSHLFSLISPHTHSKHAGSYNMVGGYVNEVLRGAFMTSCHANILEFPLLHNPILIQAPSEEKKANYFIVDFLMGGVSAAVSKTAAAPIERVKLLIQNQDEMIKAGRLSEPYKGIADCFGRTIKDEGVIALWRGNTANVIRYFPTQALNFAFKDYFKRLFNFKKDRDGYWKWFAGNLASGGAAGASSLLFVYSLDYARTRLANDNKAAKKGGERQFNGLVDVYRKTLKSDGIGGLYRGFTISCVGIIVYRGLYFGMYDSLKPVVLVGDLQDSFFASFLLGWGITIGAGLASYPIDTVRRRMMMTSGEAVKYKGSMDAFTQIVKNEGTKSLFKGAGANILRAVAGAGVLAGYDKLQLIMFGKKYGSGGGG; translated from the exons ATGGGGGATGGGTCACCGCGCCCATCTGTAATTCAGAAAATACATGGGCATTCACACCTCTTTTCTCTAATATCTCCCCACACACATTCTAAGCATGCTGGTTCATACAACATGGTTGGTGGGTATGTCAATGAAGTTCTACGGGGTGCTTTCATGACGAGTTGCCATGCCAATATCCTGGAATTCCCGTTATTGCATAATCCTATTCTCATACAGGCCCCATCTGAAGAGAAGAAGGCTAACTATTTTATAGTGGATTTTCTCATGGGAGGGGTTTCTGCTGCAGTGTCTAAAACAGCTGCAGCTCCGATAGAGAGAGTCAAGCTTTTGATTCAGAATCAGGATGAGATGATAAAAGCTGGTAGACTTTCTGAACCTTACAAAGGCATTGCGGACTGCTTTGGCAGAACTATTAAGGATGAAGGCGTCATTGCTCTTTGGAGAGGCAATACTGCAAACGTCATCAGATACTTCCCGACTCAG GCCTTGAATTTCGCTTTTAAAGATTACTTTAAGAGACTTTTTAATTTCAAAAAAGACAGGGATGGCTATTGGAAGTGGTTTGCAGGAAACTTGGCATCTGGTGGTGCTGCTGGTGCCTCTTCCCTTTTGTTTGTGTATTCCTTGGATTATGCAAGAACACGTCTTGCTAATGATAATAAGGCTGCGAAAAAGGGTGGTGAAAGGCAGTTTAATGGTCTGGTTGATGTTTACAGGAAAACTCTTAAGTCAGATGGTATTGGTGGGCTTTATCGTGGATTCACCATCTCATGCGTGGGAATCATTGTTTACCGTGGTCTGTACTTTGGGATGTATGATTCACTTAAACCAGTTGTTCTAGTTGGTGACTTGCAG GATAGCTTTTTCGCAAGTTTCTTGTTGGGGTGGGGTATCACTATTGGTGCTGGTTTGGCTTCTTATCCAATTGATACGGTGCGTAGAAGAATGATGATGACTTCTGGAGAAGCAGTCAAGTACAAGGGCTCAATGGATGCATTTACTCAGATTGTTAAGAATGAAGGCACTAAATCACTTTTCAAAGGTGCTGGAGCAAATATTCTACGTGCTGTTGCTGGTGCAGGTGTTCTAGCCGGGTACGATAAGCTGCAGCTCATTATGTTTGGAAAGAAATATGGATCTGGTGGCGGTGGTTGA
- the LOC104230480 gene encoding mitotic checkpoint serine/threonine-protein kinase BUB1, whose amino-acid sequence MAVISKNPNNTTSSSSSVDDSLLPWLRSIEKLLKERTLTDSNDGRDLHELCSNCISTFKNNPRYQNDARFLKIWFLYMDSSLDHESVYREIEQNKICLFNSMLYEAYALFLEAKGMLINAFHIYHLGISRNAEPLGRLKKAQVLFLERMSEKVTAGSLQKMDIVSENGGACINPWLVSTIKNLLQKKNPEILKYDGYHPSKKAYPGKVSLSTLQKSARNKTIDIGGYSYQIKGCAGKGGFAQVFKACLDGNPDEVVALKIQKPAFPLEFYVYRQLDVRIPERERLSFGYAHRLHLYSDYSVLVSDFLANGTLQDAINSNAVIGGSMEEVLCIYYTIEMLCILETLHHAQIIHGDFKPDNLLIRYARDDLTDDVETFRQRTGQWRDQGVCLVDWGRGIDLSLFPEQTEFIGDSRTSGFRCIEMQEKKPWKFQVDAYGLCVIVHMMLFNSYMEIERRPSPGGGYSYQPKSPFKRYWKVELWKNLFTKLLNIDRAEDHKNMLKSLRVSFQDYMCSNPQLIKKLRQLLIKQKASLCSS is encoded by the exons ATGGCAGTCATTTCCAAAAACCCAAACAACACAACCAGTTCCTCCTCCTCCGTCGACGACTCTCTATTGCCTTGGCTCCG GTCAATTGAGAAATTGTTGAAAGAGCGAACTTTGACTGACTCGAACGATGGTAGAGATCTGCATGAGCTTTGCTCGAACTGCATCAGTACTTTCAAGAACAACCCTCGGTACCAAAACGACGCCAGATTCCTCAAGATTTGGTTTCTATAT ATGGATAGCAGCTTGGACCACGAAAGTGTATATAGAGAAATTGAGCAGAATAAGATTTGCTTGTTCAATTCTATGCTCTACGAGGCATATGCGTTGTTCCTagaggcaaaagggatgttaatAAATGCATTTCACATTTACCATTTGGGAATTTCAAG GAATGCTGAGCCACTTGGTAGGTTGAAGAAGGCGCAAGTGTTGTTTCTAGAGAGAATGTCTGAGAAAGTAACAGCTGGTTCATTACAGAAG ATGGACATTGTGTCAGAGAATGGTGGAGCTTGTATCAATCCATGGTTGGTCTCGACGATTAAAAATCTGTTGCAGAAGAAGAATCCTGAGATATTAAAATATGAT GGATACCACCCAAGCAAAAAGGCTTATCCAGGAAAGGTGTCATTGTCAACTTTGCAGAAATCTGCCAGGAATAAAACTATTGACATAG GTGGATACAGCTATCAGATCAAGGGCTGTGCAGGTAAGGGAGGATTTGCTCAGGTATTCAAAGCGTGTCTCGATGGTAATCCGGATGAGGTTGTCGCACTTAAG ATTCAAAAGCCAGCTTTCCCTTTGGAATTCTATGTTTACCGTCAACTGGATGTGCGGATTCCAGAAAGAGAA AGATTGAGCTTTGGCTATGCCCACAGGTTACATCTTTATTCTGACTACAGCGTACTCGTTTCTGACTTCCTAGCTAATGGCACACTTCAG GATGCAATTAACTCCAATGCTGTGATTGGTGGGTCCATGGAAGAAGTATTGTGTATTTATTACACCATTGAGATGCTCTGCATTTTAGAAACTTTGCATCATGCCCAAATTATTCATGGCGACTTCAAACCCGATAATCTTCTGATTCGTTATGCGAG GGACGATCTGACCGATGATGTAGAAACTTTTCGTCAGCGTACTGGTCAATGGAGGGATCAG GGAGTTTGCCTTGTCGACTGGGGAAGGGGCATAGACCTGAGCCTCTTCCCTGAGCAGACAGAGTTTATAGGAGACAGTAGAACTTCTGGCTTCCGCTGCATCGAAATGCAAGAAAAAAAGCCATGGAAGTTTCAG GTGGATGCATATGGCCTCTGCGTTATTGTACACATGATGCTTTTCAATTCATATATGGAAATTGAGAGAAGACCTTCTCCCGGTGGTGGCTATAGTTATCAACCCAAGTCGCCTTTTAAGCG GTACTGGAAAGTTGAACTCTGGAAGAACCTATTCACCAAGTTACTAAACATAGACCGTGCTGAAGATCACAAGAACATGTTGAAGAGCCTGAGGGTGTCATTCCAGGATTATATGTGCTCAAATCCTCAGCTCATCAAAAAGCTTAGGCAGTTGCTGATAAAGCAGAAAGCTTCCTTATGTTCGTCATAG